One Atribacterota bacterium DNA window includes the following coding sequences:
- the ybaK gene encoding Cys-tRNA(Pro) deacylase, with translation MKKTNAMRLLDKLNIDYEVIEYKVNPDDLSAEHVSQDTGIPLDRIFKTLVAYGENTGDIIACIPGNTELNLKKLAQVSNNKKVFLIPVREINKKTGYIRGGVSPLALKHPYPHFIDQSALRHDFILVSAGQRGLQIKINPGDLIDICQMKVEKLS, from the coding sequence ATGAAAAAAACAAATGCAATGCGATTATTGGATAAATTAAATATAGACTATGAAGTTATTGAATACAAAGTAAATCCGGATGATCTGAGTGCCGAACATGTATCACAGGATACAGGTATTCCTCTGGATAGGATTTTTAAAACACTGGTTGCATATGGAGAAAATACCGGAGATATAATCGCTTGTATTCCAGGTAATACTGAACTTAATTTAAAAAAATTAGCTCAGGTCAGTAACAATAAAAAAGTTTTTTTAATTCCTGTAAGGGAAATAAACAAAAAAACAGGCTATATAAGAGGGGGTGTTTCCCCATTAGCTTTGAAACACCCCTATCCACACTTTATTGATCAGAGTGCCCTCCGTCATGATTTTATCCTTGTAAGTGCTGGACAGCGGGGATTGCAGATAAAAATTAATCCAGGTGATTTAATTGATATTTGCCAGATGAAAGTTGA
- a CDS encoding aspartate-semialdehyde dehydrogenase, with protein sequence MKYYNVAVVGATGAVGEEMTRILEQRNFPIKKLSLFASHRSAGKEYSFKGEKIIVEELKDDSFKDIDIALFSGGDEVSEHFAPLAVKAGAVVIDNGKYYRMDPNVPLVIPEVNPEDAFKHQGIIANPNCSTTQMVVALKPIYDKVGIKSVICSTYQSVSGTGKEAIEELAEQSKAIALKKDFQINAYPCQIAFNVLPHIGSFDKEGYTSEEIKMLNETRKIMHAEHIKVSSTTVRVPVYRAHAEDVHIETEKEISPEEARELLSNFPGIKVIDKPEQCLYPLSLDAEGKDEVFVGRIRKDLVFEPGLVMWVVSDNIRKGAALNTIQIAELLINRE encoded by the coding sequence ATGAAGTATTATAATGTAGCGGTTGTTGGTGCAACCGGAGCGGTAGGAGAAGAAATGACCAGAATTTTGGAACAAAGGAATTTTCCAATTAAAAAACTATCCTTATTTGCTTCTCACCGGTCAGCAGGAAAGGAATACAGTTTTAAGGGAGAAAAAATTATAGTAGAAGAGCTGAAAGACGACTCATTCAAAGATATAGATATTGCACTTTTTTCCGGAGGAGATGAAGTAAGCGAACATTTTGCCCCTCTGGCTGTTAAGGCAGGAGCCGTCGTGATTGATAATGGAAAATATTATCGAATGGACCCTAATGTCCCCCTGGTTATTCCGGAAGTCAACCCTGAAGATGCCTTTAAACATCAGGGAATTATAGCAAATCCCAATTGCTCTACTACCCAGATGGTAGTAGCATTAAAACCAATTTATGATAAAGTAGGTATTAAGAGCGTTATATGTTCTACTTACCAGTCAGTTTCAGGGACAGGTAAAGAAGCAATAGAGGAGCTGGCAGAACAAAGCAAGGCAATTGCTTTAAAAAAAGATTTTCAAATTAATGCCTATCCTTGCCAGATTGCATTCAATGTTCTTCCTCATATAGGCTCTTTTGATAAAGAAGGTTATACTTCTGAGGAAATAAAGATGTTAAATGAAACAAGGAAAATCATGCATGCAGAGCATATAAAGGTATCTTCAACTACGGTCAGAGTTCCTGTTTATCGGGCCCATGCCGAGGATGTACATATTGAAACTGAAAAAGAAATAAGCCCGGAAGAGGCTCGTGAATTACTAAGCAATTTCCCGGGGATAAAAGTAATTGATAAACCAGAACAATGCTTATATCCCCTTTCTTTAGATGCAGAAGGCAAAGACGAGGTATTTGTAGGTAGAATCAGAAAAGACTTAGTCTTTGAGCCTGGTCTGGTTATGTGGGTTGTTTCTGACAACATAAGAAAAGGTGCTGCATTAAATACAATTCAAATTGCTGAGTTGTTAATAAACAGAGAATAA